The following DNA comes from Gimesia sp..
TTGAGTGGGGCAAGTCTCAGATCGTCCTGCCTGACATTGATGTCCCCTATGCTAAGGCGCGATGCTCAATTATCGATGTAACTGGTATTGAAGGGGAAATCCGTGGTCGCCAGTTTGAACGGCCGGACGGTTCAATCATCCGCCCCACACTCGCCCTGCTGGACGATCCGCAAACGCGCGAGTCTGCTAAGTCTCTCACTCAGAGCAAAGACCGTGAGGACATTATCACCGCTGATGTCACCTACCTGGCTGGACCGGGTAAGAAAACAGGAATCGTGATTCCCTGTACCAAGATTAAGGAAGGCGACCTGGCATGCCGCCTGCTCGATCGCGAGAAACATCCTGAGTTCCGCGGCGAAGTAACACGGATGCTGGAATCGTTCCCTGAAAATATGCACCTCTGGGAAGAGTATCGCGAGATCCAGGTGGAAAGCCTGATGAATGGCGGGGACGGAAAAGAGGCGACCGAGTTCTATCGTCAGAATCGTGAAGAAATGGACCAGGGGGCGGAGTCTACCTGGCCGGAACGCTTCGACGAACTGGAAGGTGAAATCTCAGCCATTCAAAACGCGATGAATAATTTCCTCAAAGATGAGGACGCGTTCTATGCTGAGTTCCAGAATGATCCTCGTGACGGTCAGGACCAGAGTGTCACCAAGCTGGATCCAGATGAACTGGGACACCGGATGATCGGGCTGAAACGCTATGTGGTTCCTGCTGACACTTCGCACATCACCGCATTTATTGATGTCAGTAAAAAAGTCCTGTGGTATGTCGTTTGTGCCTGGAAAGATGATTTCACCGGAGCGGTAATCGATTACGGTGTCTGGCCAGACCAGAAGACCAGGTATGTCACGCTGGACTCAGCCCGCATTACTATGCTGATGAAAAAACCGGGGACAGGTCTTGAGGCTGCCCTGCTGAATGGACTGGAGAATCTGACCAACGAAATCGTACAACGGGAATGGAAATCTGAAATCGGCGGTATCCATCGTGTCAGCCGGCTGATGATCGATGAAGGATGGGAGCAGCGGGTAGTCCATGAATTCTGCCGGCGTTCGGATCACTCTTCGCTACTGCTCCCCAGCAAGGGGATCGGCATCAAGGCCAACGAACTGAACGATCCCAGTAAGCGTCCGAAGCCTGGCGAAAAACGCGGGGATCACTGGAGGATCAATCCCAACAAACGATCGATCAGATCCATGGTCTTTGATTCAGACTGGTGGAAAACATTTGTTGCTAACCGGTTCAGTGTGGAAAAGAACGATTCAGGTGCCCTGACCATCTATCAGGAGAAGAATGCATTTTCGAGACACAGGATGCTGCTCGAGCAGTTGACTGCAGAATATGGCTCTGAGGTTACCTACGAATCACAGGGAGTCACCCGGACTCATTGGAGTCTGCAGGTCGGATTATTTGACAACCACTTATGGGACTGTGTTATCGGATGCGCTGTAGGGGCTTCGGAGCAGGGGGCGGTCTTGAAAGGAATGACTCCTGTTTCAAGTGGTAAAAAGAAAAAGGAACGCTCCGGGAAATCGATGTCTGAACGACAGCGGGAAAGGAGGGCGAAGCGTGGAATGTGAACAGACTCTCAAAGAAAATGAGCATGGAATTCCCTGCCCAGATTGTGGCTGTTGTCGGAGTGAAATTTATAAAACACGCAGGGTCATGAAGAAGGTCAGGCGTACAAGAATTTGTCAGCATTGCGGTCGAAAATACTACACGACTGAGTCAATTCCAGAGTGAGGGTCATATATGGCCGTTTCTCATTTTAAAGTTAAATTTTTCCTGAAACCTGTATTGTTCAGAACTGTCAGGAATTAATAATAAGACCAACAACCGGACAACGGGCGACACTCACGACTGATCATCGTGAGTGAGACCAGCTGATAGTCAAGGCCATGCGGGGCCGCAATCCCCGCGTGGCCTTTTTTCATTGGCTCGCCCTAGTCTGGTTTTTTTATTGGATCGTTCTTTGGAGTGAATCAATGGCAGATTTGTCAGAGCAGATTGAACAGTCAGCACAGCAACCCAAAAGCGGGACTGTTGACGGTCAGACATTCACTCAGCATTCACTCAAAGAGCAGATTGAAGCGGATAAGTATTTGGAATCAAAGAAAGCTGCCAAGGGTAAAACCCGGGGGCTGGCTTTCGTTCAGCTTCGGCATCCAGGGGCTCAGTAATTGGTCACATCTGCAATAGTTGATCATCACGGGAATCCGATCAGCTCGCCTACGCAGCGACCCAGGAGACGTCTGCGCAATAACGCGATCGCAGTAAATGCCAGGTACGATGCCGCCGAAACCACGGTTCACAATCAAAAGCACTGGGTGAACGCAGATGGTTTGAGCGTACATGAGGCGACAAACCCTAATGTGCGGCGGACATTGAGAAACCGCGCACGCTATGAAGTGCTGGAGGCGAATTCTTACGCAAAGGGCATCGTCCGTACCTATGCGAATGATACGATCGGAACCGGTCCTCGTTTGCAGATCCGGACAGGGAATTTAAAGGTTGATGCCTGGCTGGAAAAAGAGTTCCACAAATGGAGTCGACGCGTCAAGCTGGCCAGGAAGCTTCACACCATCAAGATGTCAAAAGTCATTGACGGTGAAGGTTTCGGAATGCTGGTCACCAACCCTGGGGTGAAGCATGCGGTGAAGTTGGCACTCAGCCCCCTGGGTGCCGAGCAGGTTACTTCTCCAGACTACAATTACAACTTGAACGAAAAAGACTCGGTCGACGGGATCCACTTCGACGAATACGACAATCCGGTTCGGTATGACGTTGTCAAAGACAATGTACTCAGTCGGTCTGCAGTCACCAGCACACTGGATTATGAGTCGATTCCTGCCCGTTACATCGTTCATCTGTTTGATGAAGAACGCTCTGGTCAGAAGCGTGGTGTCTGTGAAATCGCTACATCATTACCGCTGTTTGCCCACTTGAGACGGTACACACTGGCGGTCGTTTCAGCTGCAGAGACTGCTGCCGATCTCTCTGGGGTCGCGACAAGCACTGGCCCCAACGTGAATCCCGATGAAGATGTCGAACCGATGGATATTATCGACATCGAACGGAATATGCTGCTGTTCTTGCCTGAAGGCTACGACATGCGGCAATTCAAACCAGAACAGCCAGTCACAAATTATGGCATCTTCAAGGATGCAATCATCAATGAGATTGCCCGTTGTATCAACATGCCGTTCAACATCGCTGCCAGTAATTCGTCTGATTACAACTATGCGTCTGGCCGAATGGACCATCAAACGTATTACAAATCTCTTCGAATCGAGATCAACCGAGTGGAAGAGTCGGTGATGGATCCGGTGCTGGAAGAATGGATGATCGAAGCGTCCATGGCCTGGGGTGAAGATCCCTACTGGTCTGACACGGTTCAAGATGCGGAACTTCGGAACGACATCACCACATTCTTCGCTACGTATCAATCCCTTGATTACCTGGAAGATTATGGCTGGAACTGGGACGGAACCGAACACGTTGATCCACAAAAAGCAGCCAATGCCCAGAAGACGAAACTGGAAAACAAAACCACAACCTACAAGGCCGAATACGCCAAAGAAAATAAAGACTGGCGTGTCGAGCTGACACAGGTTGCGGAAGAGCAGGCGTTTATACGCGACAACAAAATCAACACTGAAGGGGTGATGGATCATGGTAAAGCGTCAACAGAAGCTGAAACGACGGAAGAATCGGATGATGAAGAAGATTCAGACCAGGAAGAGTGAGTTTCAGATTCGGGCGTCTGTAGCAGCTTCACTGAAAGACTTCTATATCGAAGCTGCTGAGGATGATCGGCCTGTTATCAATCCGACAGAAGACCCGGCAAAGTCACCGACATTTGAGATGAAATGTTATGGCGGTGGGAAACTCATGCTGGCTGGAATCAAGTATCCAGTTGTGGTTGACCTGAAGGGGTTACAGGTCACAGCCAAATCGCGTCCTGTGCTGCGGGAACACCAGACAGAACGAAACATCGGACACACTACTGAGATTCGGAACAACTATCGAACTCTGGAAGCATCCGGAGTGATCTCGGTCGACAACGCTGATTCAAAAGAAGTTGTTGACGCCAGCAAAAAAGGTTTCCCCTGGCAGGTCTCCATTGGTGCCAAAGCACTGAAAGTGGAGATGGTTCCCAAGGGGCGGACGGTCACCGTCAACGGGCAGACGTTTAGCGGACCCGTGCTTGTTGCACGCCAGTCGCAATTAAAGGAGCTCTCATTCGTGACCCTCGGTTCGGATGATGACACAGAAGTAAGACTTGCGGCATCGGCCGCTAAATCCAAAGGAGTTTCTCAAATGAATGAGTTTGAAAAATGGATTCTGGCCACATTTGGTGAGGATCATGATTTGTCTGATGGTCAGCTGAAAGATCTGCAGGCCACGTTTGATGATGCTCAGAAAGCATTGAAAACGGACACAGATAAAAAGAAATCCTCAGACGATGATGATGCAGATCCCGCTGTTTTGCTGAAGGCAAAGACTGAAGAATATCTGGAAAGCATCCGCGCTAGTTCGGTCGCTGAAATGGAGCGAATCTCTGGAATCAACGAACTCTGTGAAGGGCATGCTGATATTGCCGCCCAGGCGATCAAAGATAACTGGTCTCTGGAGAAAACTGAAATCACCATGTTACGGGCATCGCGTCCGAAACCGCGTAAATCTGGTGCCGCCGATGCTCCCGCACAGGGACTCGTGATTGAAGCTGCACTGGCAATGAATAACGGTTTCCTTACGGAGAACGAAGCTGGCGAGCAGTTTGACGAGCGGACAATGAATGCCGCTGTTGATGTCTTGCGTGATGTCAGCCTGCGTTCACTGATGGTGGAAGTGATCGAAGCCAGCGGTGGTCACGCCGGTAATGGACGTGTGACAGATGGGATGATTGAGGCTGCTCTGAAAGCTGACATGATGATCCGGGCGGCTGGTACTTCGACACTGTCTCTCTCTGGCGTTTTGGGGAACCTGGCCAACAAGCATCTGCTCAAAGCGTACAACTCCGTACTCAGTGTGGTTGAAAAGTTCTGCAATCAGACTGACCACATGGACTTCAAGGTCCATACCAGACATCGCGTGACTGCAGATGGTGAACTGGTTGCCCTGGGAAAAAATGGTGAAATCGAGCATGGCAGTATGTCGGAAGAGACTTACACCAATAAGCTCGAAACCAAGGCAAGAATGATCACGCTGACCCGAGAAGACATGATCAATGATGATCTGGGGGTGTTTAAGTCTCTTGTCTGGATCTTTGGCCGCGGTGGTTCCAACGCACTCCAGCGGGCCGTTTACACGCTCCTGCTGGGGAATGCAGGGAACTTCTTTCACACCGATAATGACAACCTTCTGACAGGGGCTGGTTCTGCACTCAGCATTGAGGCACTAACCGCAGCCGAAGCGTTATTCCTGGATCAGACTGATTCAAACGGTCTGCCAATCGGAATTACACCAGAAATTCTGTTATGTCCTAACGCCCTGAAGGTGACCGCAGAGTCTATTTATAAAGAGACCAAGGTCAACGAAACGACTACTGCAAATAAACCGAAAACGGTTGATAACCCGCATGCCGGTAAATTCGAGCCCGTTCCCACATCCTGGTTGAGTAATGCGACGATCCCCAACGCCAGCTCTAAGAAATGGTTTCTGTTTGGAAACCCGGACAGCGCTCCAGCGATCCAGATTGCCTACTTGCAGGGTAAGCGACGTCCGACTGTTGAAGGTGGTCAGAGTGATTTCAGCACCCTGGGGATGGGATGGCGCAGCTTCTGGGACTTCGGCGTTGCGTTCGTGGATCCGAAGGCAGCTGAACGTAATGACGG
Coding sequences within:
- a CDS encoding terminase gpA endonuclease subunit; the encoded protein is MVSQNVSYADREAERVRKFQAAQRAHSQDVYSQFGEILDAGPLEPERRERTSKSLAYTCETYGGKAFNLKWSPNHIKAIDRIESAVFHRLGFAFAMPRGTGKTTLARWGVLWAIINGWTEYAVLIGASQKSGDRLIKNLKSTLRFNQLLWEDFPEICVPIRHIKGEARRSTGQKFKGDPTMIEWGKSQIVLPDIDVPYAKARCSIIDVTGIEGEIRGRQFERPDGSIIRPTLALLDDPQTRESAKSLTQSKDREDIITADVTYLAGPGKKTGIVIPCTKIKEGDLACRLLDREKHPEFRGEVTRMLESFPENMHLWEEYREIQVESLMNGGDGKEATEFYRQNREEMDQGAESTWPERFDELEGEISAIQNAMNNFLKDEDAFYAEFQNDPRDGQDQSVTKLDPDELGHRMIGLKRYVVPADTSHITAFIDVSKKVLWYVVCAWKDDFTGAVIDYGVWPDQKTRYVTLDSARITMLMKKPGTGLEAALLNGLENLTNEIVQREWKSEIGGIHRVSRLMIDEGWEQRVVHEFCRRSDHSSLLLPSKGIGIKANELNDPSKRPKPGEKRGDHWRINPNKRSIRSMVFDSDWWKTFVANRFSVEKNDSGALTIYQEKNAFSRHRMLLEQLTAEYGSEVTYESQGVTRTHWSLQVGLFDNHLWDCVIGCAVGASEQGAVLKGMTPVSSGKKKKERSGKSMSERQRERRAKRGM
- a CDS encoding phage portal protein, with amino-acid sequence MNADGLSVHEATNPNVRRTLRNRARYEVLEANSYAKGIVRTYANDTIGTGPRLQIRTGNLKVDAWLEKEFHKWSRRVKLARKLHTIKMSKVIDGEGFGMLVTNPGVKHAVKLALSPLGAEQVTSPDYNYNLNEKDSVDGIHFDEYDNPVRYDVVKDNVLSRSAVTSTLDYESIPARYIVHLFDEERSGQKRGVCEIATSLPLFAHLRRYTLAVVSAAETAADLSGVATSTGPNVNPDEDVEPMDIIDIERNMLLFLPEGYDMRQFKPEQPVTNYGIFKDAIINEIARCINMPFNIAASNSSDYNYASGRMDHQTYYKSLRIEINRVEESVMDPVLEEWMIEASMAWGEDPYWSDTVQDAELRNDITTFFATYQSLDYLEDYGWNWDGTEHVDPQKAANAQKTKLENKTTTYKAEYAKENKDWRVELTQVAEEQAFIRDNKINTEGVMDHGKASTEAETTEESDDEEDSDQEE